TTTGTTTCAGTTATTTCACATGTCATTAATTTCTACATAAGTGAAGCCAAATAAAAGATGGTTGTATATGTGTCATGACTTCATCATGCTTCCTCATAAAGTCATTAGTATTAATGTCATGTTCATATGTTGGTTGTGATAGACTCCTCTCTTTGCATTCCTCGGGATGTACCTTGCTATGCTTTACCTTTTTGGTTAACTTGCAGTCATTTATGAATCATTCTTGCAAGGTAAAGGAAGGATAATCACAAATGCGACAAGACCTAAAGTCTCTAAACAAGtcataaaatgaaaaagaagtaATAATCACAACTGCGACTAGAACGGGAGTCTATTTAGACTCACATTTTATACTGTCGAAAAGTGCTAAAGATATTTAGTATGTTTGCTTCCAAAGCCTAAATTCATGGTGAAAAGGGAACAAATAGGGCTTTGAAATAGGAGAGTTTGGAATGGTTATTATAGTTTAATGTTATTTGCATATGTTCTCACCTATTATAACTTGGGTAGATATAGTGACTTCACGAGATATAACCTTAAATATGTGGTAAAATACAAATACTTATACATTTGGATGTTAGTTTCTTAACTGTATTACTATAAATTTAGCTTAACCTAAAGATTATTTGCTCTTGTGCGTAAATTGAACATTTTGTTTGGTGATGCGGGATATTGCATCGCTTGGGACTATAGCAGTTTAGATCAAGTCCTACTCTTAATTTGCTTCTAATTAGCTTGGAAGCCGAGTGAAGAATTATGAATGATTACACCAGGATTAATAGCTATATGATCAGATTGTATAGCAGCAAaggagagaagaagaaaaagcagagaagaaagaaaattagagaagaagaaggatgatCAGATTAAGATTCAAATAGATGAGAGAGGTTAATCCATTGTGTATtgaatttcttcattttattatacatgagggaatatatatatatatatatatatatatatatatatatatatagctgtaGAGACTAACTACTACTTTAACTGTCTAACAGTAACTGTATTTGACTTTTGGACATTTGTATTTTCTGCATGATTGACTTTTCTTTGTCTTCCATTCCAACTCCTCAATACTCACCCTCAAACTTGGTACCGCAAAGAGATTGACAAAGACAAGATTGGATATAAGATACTCATGCTGAACCTTAGTTAGACTCTTAGTGAAAGCATCCGCAGGTTGATCATTAGTTGAAATGTACATAGTTCTGATGAGCCCTTGTTGAATTTTCTCCCTCACAAAGTGACAATCTATCTCGATGTGTTTTGTTGTCTCATATAGACTGGATTAGCAGTTATTTGCAAAGTTGCCTTGCTGTCACTTAATATAGTTACTGGCAGTTGTAGTTGAACACCTAAGTCTTTGATTAACCCATTCAACCAAGTTAATTCAGCAATTGTAGATACAAGGCTCCTGTATTCCGACTCAGCTGAGCTTCTAGATCCAGTTGATTGTTTCTTAGATTTCCAAGAGACAAATGAATCACCTAGTTTGATGATAAAACCTGTGATAGATTTCCTGGACAATGCACATGCCGCCCAATCTGCATCACAATGTGTTGTAAGAGTATCCTTCTTGCTACTAGACATAAGAAGTCCTTGACTTGGTTTTCCTTTTATATATCTTATGATCCTGAGTGCAGCATTCATGTGAGACTGCAGTAGAAATTGACTTAATGTCTCCACACTATAAGCTATATCTGGTCTTGTGACTGTAAGGTAGAGTAGCTTCCCAATTATTCTCTGATACATCCCTTGATCAATAAGGATTTCATCATTAGAAGGTGTGCCACCTGTAATATGTTGATCATATTCTTTGGTTGTCAGTTTTACAGTAGTATCCATAGGTGTAGGAGCTGGTTTAGCAGCACTGAGTCCTACTTCAGAAATCAACTCCAGAGCATACTTCCTCTAATGCATCACTATTCCTTGCTTTGATCTTTCAAATTCAATGCCCAAGAAATACTTTAGCTCTCCTAGATCCTTCATTTTGAAAGCTTTGTGTAGAGTTGTTTTGGTCTCAATTATCTACTCAAGCTTGTCaccagttattagtatgtcatccacatatactaATACAACTATTATCCCTTCACTTGTTTCCTTGATGTATAGTGagttatgatattgactttgtcTGAATGCACAACTAATAAGAGCTTTAGACAATTTTGCATTCCATTGTCTTGGGGCTTGCTTCAGTCCATACAAGGCTTTTGAAAGTAAACACTTGTCTACCATGCCCCCCCCCCCCTCGACTTTCAAAACCTTGTGAGGTCTGCTCCCCCTTACTTCTGAACCCCTGAGGTAGTTCCATGTATATCTCATACTCCAAATCACCTTAAAGAAATGCATTgtatacatccatttgatggatgtgCCAGTTTTTTGTTGATGCAATAGCTAAGATGGTTTTGAGTGTTACTATTTTAATAACCGAACTAAATGTCTCTTGATAGTCAATACCTTCCTTTTGACTATACCCTTTAGCCACCAATCTTGCCTtgtatctttcaatttctcctgAGGCTTgatatttaactttataaatccATTTGCATCCAATTGGTTGATTGCCTTGAGGAAGTGATACAACCTACCAGGTGTTGTTGTTCTCAAGAGCTTCTATCTTAGCTTGCATAGGCTCCACCCATTTAGGATCTTTAATAGCTTTTCCATATGTGTTTGGTTCAACAatattagaaaatttagatagaTAACATTGATATTTAGAGGTCAAGTTATCATATGATAAGTAATTAGATAGAGGATAagtgatacgggacaaatggtcATCTTATCTTTCGATGACATCTTTAGatgccaacacatagaggctcaagacttggtcacctcgaggatacgagaacatgcatggaggacccgttttgagcatgtc
The Capsicum annuum cultivar UCD-10X-F1 unplaced genomic scaffold, UCD10Xv1.1 ctg81036, whole genome shotgun sequence genome window above contains:
- the LOC107856108 gene encoding uncharacterized mitochondrial protein AtMg00810-like; its protein translation is MDTTVKLTTKEYDQHITGGTPSNDEILIDQGMYQRIIGKLLYLTVTRPDIAYSVETLSQFLLQSHMNAALRIIRYIKGKPSQGLLMSSSKKDTLTTHCDADWAACALSRKSITGFIIKLGDSFVSWKSKKQSTGSRSSAESEYRSLVSTIAELTWLNGLIKDLGVQLQLPVTILSDSKATLQITANPVYMRQQNTSR